The following proteins are encoded in a genomic region of Saccharopolyspora antimicrobica:
- a CDS encoding DUF4328 domain-containing protein has protein sequence MTPGPPRPTRWVATPPGGPPRPKQRKQPRRYSGPPAYPAVPRWGFPMLAWRWPLALPARQHVNAEVRAEATAGTALVTLWITAGVAGLATLAEGWRYVLLLLSRDGALARTPLAISDALVSTTGFLLWVLGALSGVLVVLWGLRARAAAAERIGVRNARPDWQVIVGVLVPGLNLFVPGSAVAELEHSVLVAEGARERGARPFPTLRVRLWWAVWVATLLVGWFTILWGFRDTVQALADGVVLHTLNNALVTLLAVLTARLIKYVMTLLVEPDPTELQRFQVRAVRATPPPPRAARPASAPR, from the coding sequence GTGACCCCAGGACCTCCGCGCCCGACCCGGTGGGTCGCCACTCCGCCCGGCGGCCCACCGCGCCCGAAGCAGCGCAAGCAGCCACGCCGCTACAGCGGTCCGCCCGCCTACCCGGCGGTGCCGCGCTGGGGCTTCCCGATGCTGGCGTGGCGCTGGCCGCTCGCGCTGCCCGCGCGCCAGCACGTCAACGCCGAGGTGCGCGCGGAAGCGACGGCCGGAACCGCGCTCGTGACGCTGTGGATCACCGCGGGCGTGGCCGGGCTGGCGACCCTGGCCGAGGGCTGGCGCTACGTCCTGCTGCTGCTGAGCAGGGACGGGGCGCTGGCGCGCACGCCGCTGGCGATCTCCGACGCGCTGGTCAGCACGACCGGGTTCCTGCTGTGGGTGCTGGGTGCGCTGAGCGGGGTGCTGGTCGTGCTGTGGGGCCTGCGGGCCCGCGCTGCGGCCGCGGAGCGCATAGGAGTGCGCAACGCCCGTCCGGACTGGCAGGTGATCGTCGGCGTGCTGGTGCCGGGGCTGAACCTGTTCGTGCCCGGCTCGGCGGTCGCCGAGCTGGAGCACTCGGTGCTGGTCGCCGAGGGCGCCCGGGAACGCGGCGCGCGCCCGTTCCCGACGCTGCGCGTCCGGTTGTGGTGGGCGGTGTGGGTGGCGACGCTGCTGGTCGGCTGGTTCACGATCCTCTGGGGATTCCGCGACACCGTCCAGGCGCTCGCCGACGGTGTCGTCCTGCACACCCTGAACAACGCGCTCGTCACGCTGCTGGCGGTGCTCACCGCGCGGCTGATCAAGTACGTGATGACCCTGCTGGTCGAGCCGGACCCGACCGAGCTCCAGCGCTTCCAGGTCCGCGCGGTGCGCGCGACCCCGCCGCCCCCGCGCGCCGCGCGCCCGGCCTCCGCCCCGCGCTGA
- a CDS encoding rhodanese-like domain-containing protein produces the protein MQPEDIPAQLPEGSVLLDVREDNEWQAGHAPEAVHLPMSELVERLDEIPEADQVYVICRSGGRSAKVTAYLNANGWDAVNVERGMNGWSASGRPMVSDDGEPFVL, from the coding sequence GTGCAGCCGGAAGACATTCCCGCCCAGCTGCCCGAGGGCAGCGTGCTGCTGGACGTCCGGGAGGACAACGAGTGGCAGGCCGGGCACGCGCCCGAGGCCGTGCACCTGCCGATGAGCGAGCTCGTGGAGCGGCTCGACGAGATCCCGGAGGCCGACCAGGTCTACGTGATCTGCCGGTCCGGCGGCCGGTCGGCGAAGGTCACCGCGTACCTCAACGCCAACGGCTGGGACGCGGTGAACGTCGAGCGCGGCATGAACGGCTGGTCGGCGAGCGGCCGGCCGATGGTGTCCGACGACGGTGAGCCGTTCGTGCTGTGA
- a CDS encoding CPBP family intramembrane glutamic endopeptidase, with protein MRAWLAPARPGDPAVVTDRRERKAITIELVVVFAVTLGMSGLQSLLSLLDALLRPEPLADQHAAINVPRADLGLLDMLQQLTNVARLIAWGALGAYLLWRGGIALWRVGLDRTRPGSDFVRGVGLAALIGIPGLGLYLTAHALGLSLTVQPSTLDEAWWRAPVLTLAAFGNSFAEEVLVVAYLLTRLRQLGWSENRALWFAAVLRGSYHLYQGIGGFVGNVVMGLVYGRIWQRSNRLWPLIVGHALIDVVAFVGYAALRGTVTWLP; from the coding sequence ATGCGCGCCTGGTTGGCCCCCGCCCGCCCCGGCGACCCCGCCGTCGTCACCGACCGCCGGGAGCGCAAGGCGATCACCATCGAGCTGGTCGTGGTGTTCGCCGTGACGCTCGGGATGTCCGGCCTGCAGAGCCTGCTGTCCCTGCTCGACGCGCTGCTGCGCCCGGAACCGCTGGCCGACCAGCACGCCGCGATCAACGTCCCTCGCGCCGACCTGGGGCTGCTCGACATGCTCCAGCAGCTGACGAACGTGGCGCGGCTGATCGCCTGGGGCGCGCTGGGCGCGTACCTGCTGTGGCGCGGCGGGATCGCGCTGTGGCGGGTGGGCCTCGACCGCACCCGCCCGGGCAGCGACTTCGTCCGCGGCGTGGGGCTCGCGGCGCTGATCGGCATCCCCGGGCTCGGGCTCTACCTGACCGCGCACGCGCTCGGCCTCAGCCTGACCGTGCAGCCGTCCACGCTCGACGAGGCGTGGTGGCGGGCGCCGGTCCTGACGCTGGCCGCCTTCGGCAACTCCTTCGCCGAAGAGGTCCTGGTGGTGGCCTACCTGCTGACCCGGCTCCGGCAGCTGGGCTGGTCGGAGAACCGGGCGCTGTGGTTCGCGGCGGTGCTGCGCGGCAGCTACCACCTGTACCAGGGCATCGGCGGATTCGTCGGCAACGTCGTGATGGGCCTGGTCTACGGGCGGATCTGGCAGCGCTCCAACCGCCTGTGGCCGCTGATCGTGGGCCACGCCCTGATCGACGTCGTCGCCTTCGTCGGCTACGCCGCCCTCCGCGGAACCGTCACCTGGCTGCCGTAG
- a CDS encoding arginine deiminase gives MTEPHVQSEVGPLHAVLLHRPGTELKRLTPRNNDQLLFDAIPWVDRAQEEHDAFAEVLRGRGVEVLLLRDVLTDALQDSRARAAAVLSGVDELRLGSDIADTLRSHLSTVDEAALAEILIAGMTFEELPAAEGQSLVRRMHQPHDFAIEPLPNLLFTRDSSVWVGDRVAIAALAMPARRRESALTDLIYAYHPRFSHSARAYGAHSAPVEGGDVLLLAPGVVAIGVGERTTPAGAESFARSVFADDLAHTVLAVPIEQARASMHLDTVCTMVDRDAVVMYPAIQHSLRAYTLRPAGDELKVSGPTPFLTAAAEAMEIDHLRVIDTGLDPVTAEREQWEDGNNTLALAPGVVVAYERNAETNARLEEAGIEVLRISGSELGSGRGGPRCMSCPITRAPLPAIT, from the coding sequence GTGACCGAACCACACGTCCAGAGCGAGGTCGGGCCGCTGCACGCGGTGCTGCTGCACCGGCCGGGCACGGAGCTGAAGCGGCTCACCCCGCGCAACAACGACCAGCTCCTGTTCGACGCGATCCCGTGGGTCGATCGCGCGCAGGAGGAGCACGACGCCTTCGCCGAGGTCCTGCGCGGCCGAGGCGTTGAAGTACTGCTGCTGCGCGACGTCCTCACCGACGCGCTGCAGGACTCGCGGGCGCGGGCGGCGGCCGTGCTCAGCGGCGTCGACGAGCTCAGGCTGGGCTCCGACATCGCCGACACCCTGCGCTCCCACCTGTCCACTGTGGATGAGGCCGCGCTCGCCGAGATCCTCATCGCGGGCATGACCTTCGAGGAGCTGCCCGCGGCCGAGGGGCAGTCGCTGGTCCGCCGCATGCACCAACCGCACGACTTCGCCATCGAACCGCTGCCGAACCTGCTGTTCACCCGCGACTCGTCGGTGTGGGTTGGCGACCGGGTCGCCATCGCCGCCCTCGCGATGCCCGCGCGGCGCCGCGAATCGGCCCTCACCGACCTGATCTACGCCTACCACCCGCGCTTCTCGCACTCGGCCCGCGCGTACGGAGCGCACTCCGCCCCCGTCGAGGGCGGCGACGTGCTGCTGCTCGCGCCGGGAGTGGTGGCGATCGGCGTCGGCGAGCGCACCACGCCGGCCGGCGCGGAGTCCTTCGCGCGCTCGGTCTTCGCCGACGACCTGGCGCACACCGTGCTGGCGGTGCCGATCGAGCAGGCCCGCGCGTCGATGCACCTGGACACGGTCTGCACGATGGTCGACCGCGACGCGGTGGTGATGTACCCGGCCATCCAGCACTCGCTGCGCGCCTACACGCTGCGCCCGGCGGGCGACGAGCTGAAGGTGTCCGGCCCGACGCCGTTCTTGACGGCGGCGGCGGAAGCGATGGAGATCGACCACCTGCGCGTGATCGACACCGGCCTGGACCCGGTGACGGCGGAGCGCGAGCAGTGGGAGGACGGCAACAACACGCTGGCGCTGGCCCCCGGCGTGGTGGTCGCCTACGAGCGGAACGCCGAGACCAACGCCCGGCTGGAGGAAGCGGGCATCGAAGTGCTGCGGATCTCGGGTTCGGAACTCGGTTCCGGCCGCGGCGGACCGCGCTGCATGTCCTGCCCGATCACGCGCGCCCCACTCCCCGCGATCACCTGA
- a CDS encoding NAD(P)H-binding protein: MTILITGATGNVGRHVARRLADAGEPVRALTRDPRAEFPAGVSAVRGDLARPDSLTEAFRGVERLFLFPVPETAREVVAAAERAGVQRVVVLSSGAVTGGFDTHFHLPVEQAVEASGMAWTHVRPGEFALNKLWMWGPSIRAEGVVRDPNPDAVAWYPTHEQDIADVAVAVLLADGHDGRAYDVNGPDLLTHREQVELIAEAVGREIRIAEVTPHEAREFYRAQGGFAAANADFLLGFEDYSGAESDPSALADFDKSAVPPMPTSAPVTGRARGFAEWARDHAADFVRAI, encoded by the coding sequence ATGACCATCCTGATCACCGGAGCCACCGGGAACGTCGGCCGCCACGTCGCGCGCCGGCTGGCGGACGCGGGCGAGCCGGTGCGGGCGCTGACCCGCGACCCGCGGGCCGAGTTCCCCGCCGGGGTGTCGGCAGTGCGCGGTGACCTCGCACGACCGGACAGCCTGACCGAGGCGTTCCGGGGCGTTGAGCGGCTGTTCCTGTTCCCCGTGCCGGAGACCGCGCGGGAGGTGGTGGCCGCCGCGGAGCGGGCCGGTGTGCAGCGCGTCGTGGTGCTGTCGTCGGGCGCGGTCACCGGCGGTTTCGACACCCACTTCCACCTGCCCGTGGAGCAGGCGGTGGAGGCCTCCGGGATGGCGTGGACGCACGTGCGGCCCGGCGAGTTCGCGCTGAACAAGCTGTGGATGTGGGGTCCGTCGATCCGCGCCGAAGGCGTCGTGCGGGACCCGAACCCGGACGCCGTGGCCTGGTACCCGACGCACGAGCAGGACATCGCGGACGTGGCGGTGGCGGTGTTGCTGGCCGACGGGCACGACGGCCGTGCCTACGACGTCAACGGCCCCGACCTGCTCACCCACCGCGAGCAGGTCGAGCTCATCGCGGAAGCCGTCGGCCGGGAGATCCGCATCGCGGAGGTCACGCCGCACGAGGCCCGGGAGTTCTACCGGGCCCAGGGCGGCTTCGCCGCGGCGAACGCCGACTTCCTGCTGGGTTTCGAGGACTACTCCGGAGCGGAATCCGACCCCTCGGCGCTCGCGGACTTCGACAAGTCGGCGGTCCCGCCGATGCCGACCTCGGCACCGGTCACCGGCCGCGCCCGCGGCTTCGCGGAGTGGGCCCGGGACCACGCGGCCGACTTCGTGCGTGCGATCTAG
- a CDS encoding glycerophosphodiester phosphodiesterase, protein MWQPTPDVVAHRGASAHRAEHTRGAYELALEQGADALECDIRVSRDGHLVCVHDRRIDRTSSARGVVSELTLAGMSGVDFGSWHRELPGTADELVNWARPDPEHGVLTLDELLGLVRDHPQPVRLFVETKHPVRYGGLVEHKLVALLARHGLAAPADPEHSPVLMMSFSQAAVRRFRAAAPRVPTVLLFDRFRSAWRNGVLPPWADIAGPGIRLLREDPGFVARAAALGRDTYCWTVDDQADIDLCHRAGVRYLATNSPASTRSHLDDSDSSRFGSVTTT, encoded by the coding sequence GTGTGGCAGCCGACTCCCGACGTCGTCGCGCACCGGGGAGCTTCGGCGCACCGCGCCGAGCACACCCGCGGTGCCTACGAACTGGCCCTCGAACAGGGCGCCGACGCTCTCGAATGCGACATCCGGGTGAGCCGCGACGGCCACCTGGTGTGCGTGCACGACCGGCGCATCGACCGGACCTCCAGCGCCCGCGGCGTGGTCAGCGAGCTGACCCTCGCCGGGATGTCCGGAGTGGACTTCGGCAGCTGGCACCGCGAACTGCCGGGCACCGCCGACGAACTGGTGAACTGGGCCCGCCCCGATCCGGAGCACGGCGTGCTGACCCTGGACGAGCTCCTCGGTCTCGTCCGCGATCACCCGCAGCCGGTGCGGCTGTTCGTCGAGACCAAGCACCCGGTTCGCTACGGCGGGCTGGTGGAGCACAAGCTCGTCGCGCTGCTCGCGCGGCACGGCCTGGCCGCGCCCGCCGACCCGGAGCACTCGCCGGTGCTGATGATGTCGTTCTCCCAGGCCGCCGTCCGCCGGTTCCGCGCCGCGGCACCGCGGGTGCCGACGGTGCTGCTCTTCGACCGGTTCCGCAGCGCGTGGCGCAACGGCGTGCTGCCGCCGTGGGCCGACATCGCCGGCCCCGGGATCCGGCTGCTCCGCGAGGATCCCGGTTTCGTCGCCCGCGCCGCCGCACTCGGCCGCGACACCTACTGCTGGACGGTCGACGACCAGGCCGACATCGATCTCTGCCACCGCGCCGGCGTGCGGTACCTGGCCACCAACTCGCCCGCCTCGACCCGCTCCCACCTGGATGATTCGGACAGCTCGCGGTTCGGTAGCGTCACGACGACGTAA
- a CDS encoding DUF2470 domain-containing protein: MSETRTRRPATPSPAERARSIAKRGGRAALLPSGETAARVAPLLHHVHADGSATVLLADDHPLISTAWQAPRSELAAVLEVADPTPVRLREPVRGLLWLTGWMSLLQGADARAEVLAVAEERPDPRLLDAGHGATVLKLESASLVLADSEGTSSVEPADFQAAEPDPFCMHEDSWLRHLELSHRDVVGLLGRHLPEKLRGGHIRPLGLDKYGLRLRVESTDGDHDVRLAFSRPVTTTENLGTELRRLVGCPFLAQQRSA; this comes from the coding sequence GTGAGCGAGACGAGGACCCGGAGACCTGCCACGCCGAGCCCGGCGGAGCGGGCCAGGAGCATCGCCAAGCGCGGTGGCCGGGCGGCGCTGCTGCCGTCCGGCGAAACAGCGGCGCGCGTCGCGCCGCTGCTGCACCACGTGCACGCGGACGGCTCCGCCACCGTGCTGCTCGCCGACGACCACCCGCTGATCTCCACCGCCTGGCAAGCCCCGCGCAGCGAACTCGCCGCGGTGCTGGAGGTCGCCGACCCGACGCCCGTCCGGCTCCGCGAACCGGTGCGCGGCCTGCTGTGGCTGACCGGCTGGATGAGCCTGCTGCAGGGCGCCGACGCCCGCGCCGAGGTGCTCGCGGTCGCCGAAGAGCGCCCCGACCCGAGGCTGCTGGACGCCGGGCACGGCGCGACCGTGCTGAAGCTGGAGTCGGCGTCGCTGGTGCTGGCCGACTCGGAGGGCACCAGCTCGGTGGAGCCCGCCGACTTCCAGGCCGCCGAGCCCGACCCGTTCTGCATGCACGAGGACTCCTGGCTGCGCCACCTGGAGCTCTCGCACCGGGACGTCGTCGGCCTGCTCGGCAGGCACCTGCCGGAGAAGCTGCGCGGCGGCCACATCCGCCCGCTCGGCCTGGACAAGTACGGCCTGCGCCTGCGCGTGGAGTCGACCGACGGCGACCACGACGTCCGCCTGGCCTTCTCCCGCCCGGTGACGACCACCGAGAACCTCGGCACGGAGCTGCGCCGCCTGGTCGGCTGCCCCTTCCTCGCCCAACAACGCTCCGCCTGA
- a CDS encoding DUF5926 family protein, with amino-acid sequence MSKRTAPKPEADTGIKPRQPCPCGSGKRYKACHGAAGGAADVIVTRPFEGLAAECELIALREFVPSATAKLPLRGDGEITLATVLPMAAAGLRRNDDKSFIGLQVQTHSGDISRDLARAVEWVQGAELGESLSVVGPETAEAGAVPTRLQDLLDPEAKLDVEVHEDFAWWLPGDVEPTGEVALSLERANAAIMPTDRLTAEGVESAYWVDAGEKAHLRWVRPEPEEKLVAALARLSARGELALDDDSRYAGSFRAHGLLVPVWDLDREKHAREWDEPAARLGRRLEEALASLDDKPLDAAERRARDGLRGRQVTIR; translated from the coding sequence GTGTCGAAGCGAACCGCGCCCAAGCCCGAGGCGGACACCGGGATCAAGCCGCGCCAGCCCTGCCCGTGCGGTTCCGGCAAGCGCTACAAGGCTTGCCACGGCGCCGCCGGTGGTGCCGCCGACGTGATCGTGACCAGGCCCTTCGAGGGTCTGGCAGCGGAGTGCGAGCTGATCGCGCTGCGCGAGTTCGTGCCGTCGGCGACGGCGAAGCTGCCGCTGCGCGGCGACGGCGAGATCACCCTGGCGACGGTGCTGCCGATGGCCGCCGCCGGACTGCGCCGCAACGACGACAAGTCGTTCATCGGGCTCCAGGTGCAGACCCACTCCGGGGACATCAGCCGCGACCTGGCCCGCGCCGTGGAATGGGTGCAGGGCGCTGAGCTGGGCGAATCGCTGTCGGTCGTCGGGCCGGAGACCGCCGAGGCCGGTGCCGTGCCGACCCGGCTGCAGGACCTGCTGGACCCGGAGGCGAAGCTCGACGTCGAGGTGCACGAGGACTTCGCCTGGTGGCTGCCGGGCGACGTCGAGCCGACCGGCGAGGTGGCGCTGTCGCTGGAACGTGCGAACGCGGCGATCATGCCCACCGATCGGCTGACCGCCGAAGGTGTGGAATCGGCGTACTGGGTGGATGCGGGCGAGAAGGCGCACCTGCGCTGGGTCCGCCCGGAGCCGGAGGAGAAGCTGGTCGCCGCGCTGGCCCGCCTGTCCGCCCGCGGTGAGCTCGCGCTCGACGACGACAGCCGCTACGCGGGTTCCTTCCGCGCCCACGGCCTCCTGGTGCCGGTGTGGGACCTGGACCGCGAGAAGCACGCCCGCGAGTGGGACGAGCCTGCCGCGCGCCTGGGCCGCCGCCTGGAGGAGGCCCTGGCGTCCCTGGACGACAAGCCGCTCGACGCGGCGGAGCGCCGGGCCCGGGACGGTCTCCGGGGCCGCCAGGTCACCATCCGCTGA
- a CDS encoding fumarylacetoacetate hydrolase family protein: MTWIEDPEFAPDQPFGPQTLPYGVLVTGSGPVVAVRVGRHALPLRGVAEALGPRLAELVSADSLDTLLAAGRERWQELRERLTEIVSADRAPAGARLVRTDWHTLVLPFAVADYVDFFSSRHHVENVNRILRRTAAPVPENWTHMPVGYHGRAGTVYVSGTDIHRPSGQRKAAGDLHPAFGPTRRLDFEAEVGFVCGGEAATRVPTADFAEHVFGVVLVNDWSARDVQAWESEPLGPFLAKSFATSMAGWITPLAAFEDARIPLPEPDHVLQSYLLEAEPWGLDLQLEVRCNETVLSRPRFEHMSWSPAQQLAHLTVNGAPVRPGDLFASGTVSGPQREQRGCLLELTWGGAEPITLQDGEQRTFLQDGDRVTLRGTAPGPGGTVIGLGEVTGTVLAAARR, translated from the coding sequence TTGACCTGGATCGAGGATCCGGAGTTCGCCCCGGACCAGCCGTTCGGACCGCAGACGCTGCCCTACGGGGTGCTGGTGACCGGCAGCGGTCCGGTCGTCGCGGTGCGGGTCGGCAGGCACGCGCTGCCGCTGCGCGGCGTCGCCGAGGCGCTCGGACCTCGACTCGCCGAGCTGGTCTCGGCCGATTCCCTCGATACGCTGCTGGCGGCCGGTCGTGAGCGCTGGCAGGAGCTGCGCGAGCGGCTCACCGAGATCGTGTCGGCCGACCGCGCGCCTGCCGGTGCGCGCCTGGTGCGCACCGACTGGCACACCCTGGTGCTGCCGTTCGCGGTCGCCGACTACGTCGACTTCTTCTCCTCGCGGCACCACGTGGAGAACGTCAACCGCATCCTGCGCCGGACCGCCGCGCCGGTGCCGGAGAACTGGACGCACATGCCCGTCGGCTACCACGGCCGCGCGGGCACGGTGTACGTCTCGGGCACCGACATCCACCGCCCGAGCGGGCAGCGCAAGGCGGCCGGCGACCTGCACCCGGCGTTCGGGCCGACCCGGCGGCTGGACTTCGAGGCCGAGGTCGGGTTCGTCTGCGGCGGGGAGGCCGCCACCCGGGTGCCGACCGCGGACTTCGCCGAGCACGTGTTCGGCGTGGTGCTGGTCAACGACTGGTCGGCGCGGGACGTCCAGGCCTGGGAGTCCGAACCGCTGGGGCCGTTCCTGGCCAAGTCCTTCGCCACCTCGATGGCCGGCTGGATCACCCCGCTGGCGGCCTTCGAGGACGCCCGCATCCCGCTGCCGGAGCCGGACCACGTGCTGCAGTCCTACCTGCTGGAGGCCGAGCCCTGGGGCCTCGACCTGCAGCTGGAGGTGCGCTGCAACGAGACGGTGCTGTCCCGGCCGCGCTTCGAGCACATGTCGTGGTCGCCCGCGCAGCAGCTGGCGCACCTGACCGTCAACGGTGCCCCGGTGCGGCCCGGCGACCTGTTCGCGTCGGGCACCGTGTCCGGGCCGCAGCGCGAGCAGCGCGGCTGCCTGCTGGAGCTGACCTGGGGCGGTGCCGAACCGATCACCCTGCAAGACGGCGAGCAGCGCACCTTCCTCCAGGACGGGGACCGGGTGACACTGCGGGGGACCGCGCCCGGGCCCGGTGGAACGGTGATCGGGCTCGGTGAGGTGACCGGCACGGTGCTGGCCGCCGCTCGGAGGTGA
- a CDS encoding IclR family transcriptional regulator → MAPPTTPEPIRTPLGAPRDSQPVAKESSLTLERGLSLLQAVAESESEAPTISDLAATVGVSRAAVYRLLGPLQSRGLVRREGSKVRLGLGVLWLAGRVLPQLRVASLPALRALAERVGSTVHLTVADGSEAQAVAVVEPSWTSYHVSYRVGSRHPVHRGAAGRAVDLPPGGPRWIASSGDLQPGAFAVAAPVRGVPGLRASVGVVALQPLVPEEIGPLVLETAESVAEALR, encoded by the coding sequence ATGGCCCCACCAACCACCCCAGAACCGATCCGCACCCCGCTCGGCGCGCCCCGCGACTCCCAGCCCGTGGCGAAGGAGAGCTCGCTGACGCTGGAGCGCGGGCTGAGCCTGCTGCAGGCGGTGGCGGAGTCGGAGAGCGAAGCGCCGACGATCAGCGACCTGGCGGCGACCGTGGGCGTCAGCCGCGCGGCCGTCTACCGGCTGCTCGGGCCGCTGCAGAGCCGCGGCCTGGTGCGCCGGGAGGGTTCGAAGGTGCGGTTGGGCCTCGGCGTGCTGTGGCTCGCCGGGCGGGTGCTGCCGCAGCTGCGCGTGGCGTCGCTGCCCGCGCTGCGGGCGCTGGCGGAGCGCGTCGGTTCGACGGTGCACCTGACCGTCGCCGACGGCAGCGAGGCGCAGGCCGTGGCGGTGGTGGAGCCGTCGTGGACCAGCTACCACGTGTCGTACCGGGTGGGCAGTCGTCACCCGGTGCACCGCGGCGCGGCCGGCCGCGCGGTGGACCTCCCGCCGGGCGGACCGCGGTGGATCGCCAGCAGCGGCGACCTGCAACCGGGCGCGTTCGCCGTGGCGGCGCCCGTGCGCGGGGTGCCCGGTCTGCGCGCCAGCGTCGGAGTGGTGGCTCTGCAGCCGCTGGTGCCGGAAGAGATCGGCCCGCTGGTCCTGGAAACGGCGGAATCGGTGGCGGAAGCCCTCCGCTGA
- a CDS encoding GOLPH3/VPS74 family protein, producing MPLSLPEEFVLLSQRETGEVRYEPATSFGCAAAELGELLLRGKIRIWHKERRLFGRAVLIGSGKIELVDSGSTGLVWAEEVLNGLVRRQAAKSKPVTVTSWARHRSSDALNQHRSALLARGLLAHAPPESRRKPDRYFPHPGAREALLAELHASIAGHRPFDGRTFVLTQLANADGLSSEMRRGLSVRTVLKTKQFGDVPPSLLRATSALTSAIPSPSTSGGGDGDGGGE from the coding sequence TTGCCGCTTTCCCTGCCAGAGGAATTCGTCCTGCTGTCCCAGCGAGAAACCGGAGAAGTCAGGTACGAACCCGCGACGAGCTTCGGCTGCGCGGCGGCCGAGCTCGGTGAACTCCTGCTGCGCGGCAAGATCCGGATCTGGCACAAGGAACGCCGGCTCTTCGGCCGCGCGGTGCTCATCGGGTCCGGCAAGATCGAACTGGTCGACTCCGGAAGCACCGGACTCGTCTGGGCTGAGGAGGTGCTGAACGGGCTCGTACGACGGCAAGCCGCCAAGTCCAAACCGGTCACCGTGACCAGCTGGGCCCGCCATCGCAGCTCGGACGCGCTGAACCAGCACCGGTCCGCGCTGCTCGCCCGCGGCCTGCTGGCTCACGCGCCACCCGAATCCCGGAGAAAACCCGACCGCTACTTCCCGCACCCCGGCGCGCGGGAGGCGCTGCTCGCCGAACTGCACGCCAGCATCGCAGGTCATCGCCCTTTCGACGGGCGCACCTTCGTCCTGACCCAGCTCGCCAACGCCGACGGGCTCAGCAGCGAGATGCGGCGCGGGCTCAGCGTCCGGACCGTCTTGAAGACCAAGCAGTTCGGGGATGTGCCGCCCAGCCTCCTCCGCGCCACCAGTGCACTCACCAGTGCGATTCCCAGCCCCTCCACTTCGGGGGGCGGTGACGGCGACGGCGGCGGCGAATGA
- a CDS encoding ferritin: MTATAKKIQHKESKFEHLLQEQVRNEFTASHQYIAVAVWFDDNDLPQLAGHFYRQALEERNHAMMIVQYLMDNDIKPIIPAIEQVRNDFNETRELVALALEQEREVTREIETLAKTAREEGNYLGEQFMQWFLKEQVEEVSQMSTLLNVVDRAKGNLFDVENFLARETVGDEGADATAPKAAGGSV, translated from the coding sequence ATGACCGCCACCGCGAAGAAGATTCAGCACAAGGAATCCAAGTTCGAGCACCTGCTGCAGGAGCAGGTGCGCAACGAGTTCACCGCCTCGCACCAGTACATCGCCGTCGCCGTGTGGTTCGACGACAACGACCTGCCGCAGCTGGCCGGGCACTTCTACCGGCAGGCGCTGGAGGAGCGCAACCACGCGATGATGATCGTCCAGTACCTGATGGACAACGACATCAAGCCGATCATCCCCGCCATCGAGCAGGTCCGCAACGACTTCAACGAGACCCGCGAGCTCGTCGCGCTCGCCCTGGAGCAGGAGCGCGAGGTCACCCGCGAGATCGAGACGCTGGCCAAGACGGCTCGCGAGGAGGGCAACTACCTCGGCGAGCAGTTCATGCAGTGGTTCCTCAAGGAGCAGGTCGAAGAGGTCTCCCAGATGTCGACCCTGCTCAACGTGGTCGACCGGGCCAAGGGCAACCTCTTCGACGTGGAGAACTTCCTGGCCCGCGAAACGGTCGGGGACGAAGGAGCGGACGCGACAGCCCCCAAGGCCGCAGGCGGCTCCGTCTGA
- a CDS encoding SigE family RNA polymerase sigma factor: protein MTAHLPAVPTAEAAGTYQRQARRGDMAATEDDFAEFVRVALPGLMRYGHALTGNPHDAADLVQAVLEKVGARWAKVNRNCADPTAYVRKAMANTHVSRWRRTRRETLLADFPDMPAYAQPDRLENEPLWQALRSLPPRQRAVVVLRYYEGLSEAEIAESLGVSCGTVKSQASKAMASLRKRLGSLEGGDV from the coding sequence GTGACCGCGCACCTGCCCGCAGTGCCGACCGCCGAGGCGGCCGGCACTTATCAGCGGCAGGCGCGCCGGGGGGACATGGCGGCGACGGAAGACGACTTCGCGGAATTCGTCCGGGTGGCACTGCCCGGACTGATGCGCTACGGCCACGCGCTGACCGGCAACCCGCACGACGCCGCGGACCTGGTGCAGGCGGTGCTGGAGAAGGTCGGCGCCCGCTGGGCCAAGGTCAACCGCAACTGCGCGGACCCGACGGCCTACGTGCGCAAGGCGATGGCGAACACGCACGTCAGCCGCTGGCGCCGCACCCGGCGCGAAACCCTGCTCGCCGACTTCCCGGACATGCCCGCGTACGCGCAGCCGGACCGGTTGGAGAACGAGCCGCTGTGGCAGGCGCTGAGGAGCCTGCCGCCGCGGCAACGCGCCGTGGTCGTGCTGCGTTACTACGAAGGCCTCTCCGAAGCGGAGATCGCCGAGAGCCTCGGCGTGAGCTGCGGAACGGTGAAGAGCCAGGCGAGCAAGGCGATGGCGTCGCTGCGCAAGCGCCTCGGGTCGCTGGAAGGAGGTGACGTGTGA